A portion of the Acidisarcina polymorpha genome contains these proteins:
- a CDS encoding amino acid deaminase, which translates to MGYPFTLTTQNQTLDKGLGFFEKALESSSSLELNWNLLREDLSLPSAVLYEDRLLHNLEWMSQFIAAYGLNLAPHGKTTMAPKLFDMQLQKGAWGITLATAHQTAVAFHHGVRRVLMANQLIGKENMAIISRLLQDSAFEYYCLVDSAAQVDQLGAFYSERAQRLNVLLELGVEGGRTGVRNEQQMISVLTALSRWRGAIALCGVEIYEGVLEDEAAIRSFLERAVNVTRRLDSEARFARKPHLLSGAGSAWYDIVAEVFSAAHLGAATEIVLRPGCYLTHDIGVYREAQAKIQERNPIAHQMRAGLIPALQVWAYVQSVPEATRAIVAMGKRDAAFDAGLPMAALHFRPGCAAPRQAPSHWTLTKMMDQHAYLQIAAQDDLQVGDMIGFDISHPCLTFDKWRSLPVLNANYDVIDVIQTFF; encoded by the coding sequence ATGGGCTACCCGTTCACGTTGACAACACAAAACCAGACACTCGACAAAGGACTGGGTTTCTTCGAGAAAGCGCTCGAATCATCCAGCAGTCTTGAACTCAATTGGAATCTGCTGCGCGAAGATCTCAGCCTACCCTCCGCTGTTCTTTATGAAGACCGGCTGTTGCACAACCTCGAATGGATGAGCCAATTCATCGCTGCCTATGGTCTCAACCTTGCCCCCCACGGCAAAACGACGATGGCGCCTAAACTCTTTGACATGCAACTACAGAAAGGCGCGTGGGGAATCACCTTGGCGACCGCCCATCAGACTGCGGTTGCATTCCATCATGGAGTGCGGCGAGTACTGATGGCGAACCAGTTGATTGGCAAAGAAAACATGGCCATCATCTCTCGCCTCTTACAGGACTCCGCCTTTGAATACTACTGCCTCGTCGATTCAGCGGCGCAGGTCGATCAGCTTGGTGCTTTTTATTCCGAACGCGCGCAGCGCCTGAACGTATTGCTCGAACTGGGAGTGGAAGGCGGCCGTACCGGGGTGCGCAACGAGCAGCAAATGATATCGGTGCTTACCGCGCTGTCACGCTGGCGCGGCGCCATCGCCCTCTGCGGCGTCGAGATATATGAAGGTGTCCTCGAGGACGAAGCGGCTATTCGCAGCTTTCTCGAACGCGCAGTAAACGTCACCCGGCGGCTCGACAGTGAAGCCCGCTTTGCACGCAAGCCACACTTGCTCTCCGGAGCGGGTTCGGCCTGGTACGACATAGTCGCAGAAGTCTTCTCCGCCGCCCATCTCGGTGCGGCGACCGAGATCGTCTTGAGGCCCGGATGCTATTTGACTCACGACATCGGCGTCTATCGTGAAGCTCAGGCGAAGATACAGGAGCGCAATCCAATCGCTCACCAGATGCGCGCAGGCCTGATTCCCGCGCTTCAAGTATGGGCCTATGTGCAATCGGTGCCGGAAGCCACCCGGGCGATCGTCGCCATGGGCAAGCGAGATGCCGCGTTCGATGCCGGCCTGCCAATGGCCGCTCTTCACTTCAGGCCCGGCTGCGCTGCGCCGCGCCAGGCCCCAAGCCATTGGACCCTTACCAAAATGATGGACCAACATGCTTACCTGCAAATTGCCGCCCAGGATGATCTTCAAGTCGGAGATATGATTGGCTTCGACATATCTCATCCTTGTTTGACCTTTGATAAATGGCGGTCCTTGCCGGTTTTGAATGCCAACTACGATGTCATCGATGTGATACAAACCTTCTTCTAA
- a CDS encoding lactonase family protein translates to MTVKKPQETYSRRRFLATTAALAMATYAHGEEQPSANPASRRRAVAYVGTYTGAVGNGSNGEGIYLVEMDPQTGALSPARLAAKTPNPSWIAIHPSKKYLYAVNEIDDFRGNSGSVTAFAMQDDGDLRQLNVVSSAGAGPAYLSLDATGSYAFVANYGGGSVAVLPVSKDGSLQPAVDVHRDSMALGSTKAADAPPGSFAISGHDAPHAHMIAADPQNKFVLATDLGQDRIYIYRLDLGSGKLTPHETAPYAMLPSGDGPRHFTFHPNGRWLYSIQEESSTIVFFDYAPGKGTLAVQQTLSALPAGFAGSSFASEILVSPEGKFLYAANRLHDTIAAFAIGADGKLTLLGESSTLGDYPGQCRIEPNGNFLYVCNRRSDSITSFWMNHDSGLLTFSGQYASIGSPASITFLP, encoded by the coding sequence ATGACGGTCAAGAAACCGCAAGAAACATACTCCCGCCGGCGTTTCCTGGCGACGACTGCCGCTCTGGCTATGGCAACCTATGCGCATGGCGAGGAGCAGCCTTCCGCGAACCCTGCTTCTCGAAGAAGAGCAGTCGCGTATGTCGGCACCTACACCGGGGCGGTAGGTAACGGCAGCAACGGTGAGGGTATTTACCTCGTGGAGATGGATCCCCAGACCGGTGCCCTGTCTCCTGCGAGACTGGCCGCGAAGACTCCTAATCCTTCCTGGATCGCCATTCATCCATCGAAAAAGTACCTCTACGCCGTGAACGAGATCGATGACTTTCGCGGCAACAGTGGTTCGGTGACTGCCTTTGCGATGCAGGATGACGGTGATTTGCGGCAGCTGAATGTTGTCAGTTCCGCGGGAGCGGGCCCAGCATATCTCAGCCTCGATGCTACCGGGAGCTATGCGTTCGTCGCGAACTATGGCGGCGGAAGTGTCGCTGTGCTGCCGGTCTCGAAGGACGGGTCGCTTCAGCCGGCGGTCGATGTGCATCGCGATAGCATGGCCCTGGGCAGCACGAAGGCGGCCGATGCGCCGCCTGGCAGCTTTGCCATAAGCGGGCATGACGCCCCACATGCGCACATGATCGCCGCCGATCCGCAAAACAAGTTCGTGCTCGCAACGGATTTGGGTCAGGACAGGATCTACATTTACCGGCTGGATTTGGGAAGCGGGAAGTTGACGCCGCACGAAACCGCGCCGTATGCGATGCTGCCGTCGGGCGACGGTCCTCGTCATTTTACGTTTCATCCAAATGGCCGCTGGTTGTATTCGATACAGGAAGAATCCTCGACCATCGTGTTTTTTGACTATGCTCCGGGGAAGGGGACGCTTGCTGTGCAGCAGACACTCTCGGCGCTCCCGGCCGGTTTTGCGGGATCGAGTTTTGCCTCGGAGATTCTGGTGTCGCCGGAAGGAAAATTTCTGTATGCCGCGAACCGGCTGCATGACACCATCGCGGCTTTCGCAATCGGTGCGGACGGCAAGCTCACTCTCCTGGGGGAGAGCTCGACCCTCGGCGATTATCCCGGCCAATGCAGGATCGAACCCAACGGTAATTTTCTGTATGTATGTAACCGGCGAAGCGACAGTATCACTTCGTTCTGGATGAATCACGACTCGGGTCTGCTCACATTTAGCGGCCAGTACGCCTCCATAGGCAGCCCTGCAAGCATTACTTTCCTGCCGTAG
- a CDS encoding TIM barrel protein produces MTLNGESRFKFGCAPNSWGVLDYPGPSWEQSYRTMLDQMVWAGYEGIELGPYGFFPIEELLLPELEQRNLQLIGCFTGVRLSDPASASTVIDHVRKVVDLLSALGAPFLVIADEQSPARDKISGRVPADGSAGLSAAQWKHVGSIVAELAKLVNDYGLDLVFHPRVATYVETPEETAIFFDAASGSNVGLCLDTGHCVYAGGDPAREAEKYRHILRHVHIKDLEFDILQQARKDELTFDQAIERKIFTIIGHGDVDFPVFFNTLAKNDYRGWCVVEQDIKFEAIEIPSAVSVAESLKYLRGVVAGESASTA; encoded by the coding sequence ATGACACTGAATGGTGAGTCTCGCTTTAAGTTTGGTTGTGCTCCGAATAGCTGGGGCGTGCTCGATTATCCAGGTCCGTCCTGGGAACAGTCGTATCGAACAATGTTGGACCAGATGGTGTGGGCCGGATATGAGGGAATCGAACTAGGACCTTACGGTTTCTTTCCAATAGAAGAATTGTTGCTGCCTGAGCTAGAGCAGCGCAACTTGCAATTGATAGGTTGCTTCACGGGGGTACGGCTTAGTGATCCAGCCTCGGCTTCCACAGTGATCGACCACGTACGCAAGGTTGTCGATCTGCTGTCAGCACTGGGCGCCCCATTTCTCGTCATCGCCGATGAGCAATCGCCGGCGCGAGACAAAATCTCTGGGCGTGTGCCCGCCGACGGAAGCGCAGGCCTTTCCGCTGCCCAGTGGAAGCACGTCGGCAGCATCGTCGCCGAGTTGGCCAAGCTCGTCAACGACTATGGCTTAGACCTGGTTTTTCATCCGCGCGTTGCCACCTACGTCGAAACTCCGGAAGAGACGGCGATTTTTTTTGATGCGGCCTCTGGGTCGAACGTGGGCTTGTGCCTTGACACTGGCCACTGTGTCTACGCAGGTGGCGATCCGGCTCGCGAAGCAGAGAAATACCGGCACATTCTGCGCCATGTCCACATCAAGGACCTGGAGTTCGATATCCTGCAGCAGGCGCGCAAAGATGAACTCACCTTTGATCAGGCCATTGAGCGGAAAATCTTTACAATCATCGGCCATGGAGATGTGGACTTCCCTGTCTTCTTCAACACACTGGCAAAGAATGATTATCGTGGCTGGTGTGTTGTGGAACAGGACATCAAATTCGAAGCGATCGAAATTCCTTCGGCCGTCAGCGTCGCCGAGAGCCTGAAATACCTGAGAGGCGTGGTCGCCGGCGAGAGCGCATCCACGGCATAG
- a CDS encoding N-acyl-D-amino-acid deacylase family protein, producing the protein MQTCDTLLRNASVLDGSGSPAEALDVAIQGDRIVQIGASLKFKAVKELDVEGLALTPGFIDVHTHDDCVVISSPSMLPKLSQGVTTVIVGNCGISAAPVCLRGEPTDPMYLLGDAAAFRYATFSEYVDAVRRARPAVNVGALVGHTSLRNNHLQRLDRSATEAEIAAMQSQVQEALDGGALGLSSGLAYLSANSASTEEVLALAKPLAAASAIYTTHMRSETEAILDAMNEAFEIGRLARVPVVISHLKCAGVDNWGRSAEVLRTLEIARSTQNAGCDCYPYAAGSSTLDLRQVDERVKITITWSTPHPEVSGQTLEKIAAVWGIDQRQAARRLQPAGAIYHSISEDDMRTILRHPATMVGSDGLPNDPLPHPRLWGTFPRVLGRYCREEKLLSLAEAVHKMTGMPAQRFGLEQRGLLREGYHADLVLFNPEKIADTATFSDPVRAAVGIESVWVNGVLSYTALGATGDRAGRFLPRGKTAWIQ; encoded by the coding sequence ATGCAGACTTGCGACACTCTTCTACGAAATGCAAGCGTTCTTGATGGCAGCGGCTCTCCTGCCGAGGCGCTCGATGTGGCCATTCAAGGTGACCGCATCGTGCAGATCGGCGCATCGCTCAAGTTCAAGGCGGTTAAGGAACTGGATGTAGAAGGGCTCGCGCTCACGCCGGGATTTATCGATGTTCATACCCATGATGACTGCGTTGTGATCAGCTCTCCATCGATGCTGCCCAAGCTCTCGCAAGGAGTGACCACGGTGATCGTCGGCAACTGTGGAATCAGTGCTGCTCCTGTGTGCCTACGGGGCGAGCCGACCGATCCGATGTACCTTCTCGGTGACGCAGCCGCCTTCCGCTATGCGACTTTCTCGGAGTATGTCGATGCGGTCCGCCGCGCACGGCCAGCGGTGAATGTGGGCGCACTGGTCGGCCACACTTCTCTGCGCAACAACCACCTGCAGCGGCTAGATCGTTCGGCAACCGAAGCAGAGATCGCGGCGATGCAGAGTCAGGTCCAAGAGGCGCTGGATGGCGGGGCCCTGGGACTAAGCTCCGGGCTAGCTTATCTCTCGGCAAATTCGGCCTCGACTGAAGAGGTGCTGGCATTGGCTAAGCCGCTGGCGGCGGCGAGTGCGATCTACACCACCCACATGCGTTCTGAGACTGAGGCTATCCTCGACGCGATGAATGAGGCGTTCGAGATCGGGCGGCTCGCTCGCGTCCCGGTCGTGATCTCCCATTTGAAGTGCGCAGGCGTTGATAACTGGGGACGCAGCGCAGAGGTTTTGCGAACTCTGGAAATAGCTCGATCCACCCAGAATGCGGGGTGCGACTGTTATCCATACGCGGCTGGTTCCAGTACCCTGGATCTCCGGCAGGTGGATGAGCGCGTCAAGATCACGATTACCTGGAGCACTCCTCATCCGGAGGTTTCAGGCCAGACCCTCGAGAAAATAGCAGCGGTCTGGGGAATCGACCAGCGGCAAGCGGCGCGGCGACTGCAGCCGGCCGGGGCCATCTATCACAGCATCTCCGAAGACGATATGCGTACGATTCTGCGCCACCCAGCTACTATGGTCGGTTCGGATGGGCTGCCGAACGATCCCTTGCCGCATCCCCGCCTGTGGGGCACGTTCCCGCGGGTGCTTGGTCGTTACTGCCGGGAAGAAAAGTTGTTATCCCTGGCTGAGGCCGTGCACAAGATGACGGGCATGCCGGCGCAGCGATTTGGCCTTGAGCAGCGCGGGCTTTTGCGCGAGGGGTACCACGCCGACCTGGTGTTGTTCAATCCTGAAAAGATCGCCGACACGGCCACGTTTTCGGATCCGGTGCGCGCGGCGGTGGGTATTGAAAGTGTCTGGGTGAATGGCGTGCTCTCTTATACTGCTCTAGGCGCTACAGGAGATCGAGCCGGGCGCTTCCTGCCTCGCGGCAAAACTGCGTGGATCCAATAA
- a CDS encoding gluconate:H+ symporter — translation MASAACRVLSRPSIFGNAQTTMIDHHSIFLLVSAVIAVIALILLIAVVKLNPFITLFLTALSLAMVTGMPLSKIVHSFETGVGGTLGHIAIVVALGTMLGKMMAESGGADQIAYTLIKLFGERRIHWAMVVIGLVVGLPAFFEVGFVLLIPIVFTVARRTRTSLILVGLPMVAGLSVVHGLVPPHPAALMAVTIFKADVGRTILYALIVGLPSAVLAGPVYAKLIAPHVQLPDENSMAAQFVDHGDERSLPGFWLTLFTILLPVLLMLTGSWADVLSTPKSALNEGLRLIGNDDLALLIGALLSFFTLGTLRGFSRETILRFSNECIAPTATITILVGAGAGFGRILQDSGVSDAIIVVAMHFHVPMLLLAWLLAAMMRLATGSSTVAMTTAAGIVAPLALHSTGVRPELLAISTGAGSLIFSHVNDGGFWLVKEYFGMSVAQTLKSWSVCETIISVTALILTVALSLVV, via the coding sequence TTGGCGTCGGCGGCTTGCCGTGTCCTCAGCAGGCCGTCAATTTTCGGCAATGCCCAAACCACTATGATCGATCATCACAGCATCTTCCTACTGGTCTCTGCCGTGATTGCTGTGATCGCTTTGATCCTGCTGATCGCGGTGGTGAAACTGAATCCGTTCATCACCTTGTTCCTCACGGCGCTTTCATTGGCCATGGTGACGGGGATGCCGCTCTCGAAGATCGTGCACTCCTTTGAGACCGGAGTTGGAGGGACGCTCGGACACATAGCGATCGTCGTGGCGCTAGGCACCATGCTAGGCAAGATGATGGCGGAGTCGGGCGGCGCCGACCAAATCGCCTACACCCTCATTAAGCTATTCGGCGAGAGGCGGATTCATTGGGCGATGGTCGTCATCGGCCTGGTGGTTGGTCTTCCGGCCTTCTTTGAAGTCGGCTTTGTGCTCTTGATCCCGATCGTCTTCACGGTGGCCCGGCGTACGCGGACTTCGCTGATCCTGGTCGGCCTGCCCATGGTTGCCGGATTGTCGGTGGTCCATGGATTGGTTCCTCCGCATCCAGCAGCGCTGATGGCAGTGACCATCTTCAAGGCCGACGTGGGGAGGACGATTCTTTATGCATTGATCGTCGGGCTTCCTTCTGCCGTCCTGGCCGGGCCGGTCTATGCGAAGCTGATTGCGCCACATGTCCAGCTTCCTGACGAGAACTCGATGGCTGCACAGTTTGTCGACCATGGCGACGAGCGAAGTCTGCCCGGATTCTGGCTCACCTTGTTCACCATCCTGCTGCCGGTTCTGTTGATGCTGACTGGAAGTTGGGCGGACGTTCTGTCCACGCCGAAGAGCGCCCTGAATGAAGGATTGCGGCTGATCGGGAATGACGATTTGGCGCTGCTGATCGGGGCGCTGCTGAGTTTCTTTACTCTAGGCACTCTACGAGGCTTCTCGCGAGAGACTATCCTGCGTTTCAGCAACGAGTGCATTGCGCCTACCGCAACCATCACTATCCTGGTCGGAGCCGGTGCTGGGTTTGGGCGAATTCTACAGGACAGCGGTGTTTCGGATGCGATTATCGTGGTGGCCATGCACTTCCACGTGCCGATGCTGCTGCTCGCTTGGTTGCTGGCGGCAATGATGCGGCTTGCGACCGGTTCGTCGACCGTGGCCATGACGACGGCCGCCGGGATCGTCGCGCCACTTGCGCTGCACAGCACCGGCGTACGCCCTGAACTGCTCGCCATTTCTACTGGCGCGGGCTCGCTGATCTTTTCGCACGTTAATGATGGCGGCTTCTGGTTAGTCAAGGAGTATTTCGGCATGAGTGTGGCGCAGACGCTGAAGAGCTGGTCGGTTTGCGAAACCATCATCTCGGTCACCGCGCTCATTCTTACCGTCGCCTTGTCGTTGGTGGTTTGA
- a CDS encoding RidA family protein: protein MSIKRYGVAGGTGAGGQHLPFARAVEADGWLYVSGQVPMVNGEVISGNIVAQTRQAIANLLSILQEAGYGTEHVVRCGVWLEDPRDFAAFNAVFKEYFGEHPPARACVVSNMVVDCKVEIECVAYKAPAA from the coding sequence ATGAGCATCAAGCGATATGGAGTGGCGGGCGGTACGGGTGCGGGCGGACAGCACCTTCCTTTTGCTCGCGCAGTCGAAGCGGATGGCTGGCTTTACGTTTCGGGACAAGTGCCGATGGTAAATGGCGAAGTGATCTCGGGGAATATTGTGGCGCAAACACGACAGGCGATCGCTAATCTGTTGTCGATCCTTCAGGAAGCGGGTTACGGAACCGAACACGTGGTTCGCTGCGGAGTCTGGCTCGAAGATCCACGCGATTTCGCCGCGTTCAATGCGGTATTCAAAGAATACTTCGGCGAACACCCCCCGGCCCGCGCCTGCGTCGTCTCGAACATGGTTGTCGACTGCAAGGTGGAGATTGAGTGCGTGGCCTATAAGGCTCCGGCCGCATGA